The window ATCCCCGCCGTGCTGGTCGACCGGCTGCCGGAGGCGGGCTTCGACGGCATCGGCGTCGAGAACGCTTCCGCGATCGGGACGCTGGTCGACGAACTCGCCGTCCATGGCCACCGGCGCATCGGCCTCGTGGCCGGGCAGGAGGGCTTCACGACCACGCGGGAGCGCGTCGAGGGCTACGCCGCAGCGCTGCGCCGCCGCGGCCTCGCCCCCGATCCCGGCCTGTCCTCCGTGGGCCACGTCGAGGTCGCGACCGCGCGGGACGCGACGGCCCGCATGCTGGCCCTGCCGGAGCCGCCGACGGGCTTCATCGGCGCCAACAACCTCGCGACCGTGGGCATCCTCGCGGCGCTGCGCGGCGCCGGCCTCGCCGTGCCGCGCGACATCGCGCTCGTCGGCTTCGACGACTTCGAGTGGAGCGACTCCTTCGAGCCGAGCCTGACCGCCATGGCGCAGCCCTGCGACGAGATCGGGCGGCGCGCGGCGCTGCTGCTGCGGGCGCGGATCGGCAAGACCGCGGGCCCGCCCGCCCTCCACCGCCTCGCCCCGACGCTGATCCGGCGCGGATCGGGCGGGCGGAGCTGAGCCCGGCCGCGACCGCGCGGGGCGACGAGGAGGATCGGGGACTCTCGCCTGAGGTGAGTTTTATCTGAATTCGGCACGCTCAGGTTGGGATCGGCTGCGCTGCTCAGAATTTCAGCTCGAACTCATGCAACAAAGCGGCATGGCTGCCTTGCGTTCATCCAGCCGTCATGCAAAAAACCACCGCCGAGACGAAAAAAGACCGCTCCCCTCGCGGAAAGCGGCCTGAGTCTAGGGAGGAAACGCCCAAGAAGGGCATGCACCGCGAACGGTGCGAATCGAAGAATATACCGCACTGCAAAAATCTCAAGCCCTCCGGGGCTCTTTCGTCGTTGGCGGTCAGGCTGGGGCAAGCTTCAGCGGCCGGCGGAGGACCGCTTGGCCTCGGCGCGGAGCAACATGCCGAACAGGTCGCGCGGCTCGTCGGGGTCGGCCAGGAGGTCGAGGTCGCGGCCGAAGCCCGTGCCGGCGATGCGCTCCCGCACGTAGCGCAGGGCCGAGAAATCCTCGATCGCGAAGCCCACGGAGTCGAATATAGCCCGATTCCGTGAGGATGCGGGGTTGACGGCGGGGTCGCTTTCGATTCGGTTTTGTGTCGATGATCAAGCGCCATTTCCTGAGCAAGGACGATCGTGCGCGGCTGACGGGCATCGCGCGGGATGGGCTTGAGGAGCATCGGGTCGCCCGGCGCGCCAACGCGATCCTTTTGTTGGACAAGGGCTGGAGTTGCGAGCAGGTTTCGGAGGCTCTCCTCCTGGACGACGACACGATCCGGAGCTGGTTCAAGGTTTATCGCGAGGGCGGCGTACCGGCTCTGGCGCGCTTCGACTTGGCGGGCGGGCACCGCGCCTTGACGGTGGAGCAGCTCACGGCCCTGAAAGCCTGGGCCACGGAGGCGCTTCCGGCGTCGACACGCGCGATCGGTCATCACATCCGGACGACGTATGGCATGTCGTACACGCGATCCGGTTTGATCAAGCTGATGGCGGCGCTGGATTTTGTCTGGCGCAAGCCTGACCTTGTGCCCTCGCATCTCGACCTTGCGGCGCAGGAAGCGTTCATCGAGCAGCATGAGCGGCTCCGCAACGGCCTTGGGGCCGACGAAGCGATCGTCTACGGCGATGCCGTTCACCCGACCCATCAGACGCGACCGGCGGGCGTGTGGATGCCGCGTGGCGCCGACGTCGCGGTTCCTGCGGCGTCGGGCCGTGATCGCATGAACATCCATGGTGTGATCGACCTGGAGACCGGCGCGACGCGGATGAAGGAAGTGCTTTCGGTCGATGCGCAAAGCACGATCGAGCTTCTGACCTCCATCGAGAACGCCTACACGACGATGCGTCGGATCCATGTCTATCTGGACAACGCCCGCTATCATCATGCCCGTGCTGTTCAGGATTGGATGAGGCAACCGGGACGGCGCATCGTGCTTCACTTCATCCCGAGTTACTGCCCTCACCTCAACCCGATCGAGCGGCTCTGGGGC is drawn from Lichenibacterium dinghuense and contains these coding sequences:
- a CDS encoding IS630 family transposase, giving the protein MIKRHFLSKDDRARLTGIARDGLEEHRVARRANAILLLDKGWSCEQVSEALLLDDDTIRSWFKVYREGGVPALARFDLAGGHRALTVEQLTALKAWATEALPASTRAIGHHIRTTYGMSYTRSGLIKLMAALDFVWRKPDLVPSHLDLAAQEAFIEQHERLRNGLGADEAIVYGDAVHPTHQTRPAGVWMPRGADVAVPAASGRDRMNIHGVIDLETGATRMKEVLSVDAQSTIELLTSIENAYTTMRRIHVYLDNARYHHARAVQDWMRQPGRRIVLHFIPSYCPHLNPIERLWGVMHQNVTHNRYYATFKDFAEAILTFLKETVPKHFSRFSSRITDNFRIRDPKDSRVVAS
- a CDS encoding LacI family DNA-binding transcriptional regulator; protein product: MATIADVARRAGVATSTVSHVLNRTRVVSPETTRAVEEAVAAVGYTPNVLARALARSVTNTVGLAISTSRNRYFGDIANAVEGECAKLGMMVLLANTRDDPDEELRAVEELHRRRVDGIILTPSAGPDAAALAYLRDNAIPAVLVDRLPEAGFDGIGVENASAIGTLVDELAVHGHRRIGLVAGQEGFTTTRERVEGYAAALRRRGLAPDPGLSSVGHVEVATARDATARMLALPEPPTGFIGANNLATVGILAALRGAGLAVPRDIALVGFDDFEWSDSFEPSLTAMAQPCDEIGRRAALLLRARIGKTAGPPALHRLAPTLIRRGSGGRS